In Zingiber officinale cultivar Zhangliang chromosome 6A, Zo_v1.1, whole genome shotgun sequence, a single genomic region encodes these proteins:
- the LOC121994957 gene encoding uncharacterized protein LOC121994957 yields the protein MSTEDLNWVKNTQSKFFLRLPLSFAVDLSALAAATNTLQDSPSVSPHFAGPQQEHESPPLTAPHSASSQRNPAIFLHAYTCLPISFATRQAAGAILQDVADSGVLFALLMCKHKVVIMCIYRSKHKSA from the exons ATGAGTACAGAGGATCTTAACTGGGTTAAAAATACGCAGAGCAAGTTTTTCCTTCGTCTCCCACTTTCTTTCGCTGTCGATCTCTCCGCACTCGCCGCCGCCACCAACACTCTGCAGGATTCACCCTCTGTCTCTCCGCACTTCGCAGGACCGCAGCAAGAGCATGAAAGCCCTCCGCTGACCGCTCCTCACTCTGCATCAAGCCAAAG gAACCCTGCTATATTTCTCCATGCATACACATGCCTTCCTATTAGCTTTGCAACAAGACAAGCTGCTGGTGCTATTTTGCAAGATGTTGCTGATTCAGGAGTTTTGTTTGCATTATTGATGTGTAAACACAAG GTTGTCATAATGTGCATCTACCGATCCAAACACAAAAGTGCATAA
- the LOC121996663 gene encoding 5'-3' exoribonuclease 4-like isoform X1, whose protein sequence is MGIPAFYRWLVDRYPLSVVQVCEETAKMVNGVRIPVDTTRPNPNGVEFDNLYLDMNGIVHPCFHPEDRPAPKSYDEVYKAIFAYIDHIFSMIRPRKLLYMAVDGVAPRAKMNQQRARRFRAAKDAADAEAEAEKLKDEFESHLEKFCHQQTSKMDSNVITPGTLFMDCLSSALRYYICLRLNKDPGWRSVKVILSDASVPGEGEHKIAAYIRSQRNLPGFDPNTRHCLYGLDADLIMLALATHEIHFSILREDVRVAKFDQRNSKSVYKKKCSNKGEEGKESNHDIGYEDSRKKFQFLNIWILRDYLQHELKVFGANMKIDLERLIDDFVFICLFVGNDFLPHVPSLEISEGAIDLLMMVYKKEFAAMGGYLTNSFEVNLERVEHFLQVVGSHESAIFRKRVQLQKERNSHSKGPNSMAIEPQVECAWMESFERSSNSFGRNISDRISCATAEHFQVGQGEEDWKEKYYSEKFEVNSKDECQRVKQNTVKHYVEGICWVMHYYYQGVCSWQWFYPHHYAPFASDFVGLKNLEIQFKIGVPFKPFDQLMGVLPAASAHALPSSYKDLMINPSSSIIDFYPADFELDLNGKRFSWQAVCKLPFVDESRLLAEIKRVEDTLTEEEKQRNSWTMDALFVHFSHPLASKILSFYQRKKDNPKLGKAKLKKRIDPEISNGMNGLIYISDKTMFSFEIYSPVEGMEAITQNKTISTYFKAPSIQTHIARLPDGITLPNKSISKKHIPPVPGLWHETLISKRQAHLNRPIPHAIEGHLLLKLAHKLVTNYYDEKMKQDSVRLDKKAFDDKCNKKPKELTTTTAGESDDNTISILGKRKCRSQEHNQNTNKRRRHHKTKGTNRRKRRRN, encoded by the exons ATGGGAATTCCGGCTTTTTACCGGTGGCTGGTCGACCGTTACCCCCTTTCCGTGGTGCAGGTCTGCGAAGAAACTGCCAAAATGGTCAATGGGGTCCGGATCCCAGTAGACACTACCAGGCCGAACCCTAACGGCGTCGAGTTCGACAACCTCTACCTGGATATGAACGGCATCGTCCACCCTTGCTTCCATCCGGAAGACCGG CCTGCTCCCAAGTCGTATGATGAAGTCTACAAAGCTATTTTTGCTTACATTGATCACATTTTCTCCATGATTCGTCCCCGGAAGCTCCTGTACATGGCAGTTG ATGGAGTGGCACCCAGAGCAAAGATGAACCAGCAACGGGCGAGGAGGTTTAGGGCTGCTAAAGATGCTGCAGATGCG GAAGCAGAAGCAGAGAAGCTGAAGGATGAGTTTGAATCACATCTTGAGAAATTTTGTCATCAACAAACGAGCAAAATGGATTCTAATGTCATCACGCCTGGAACTTTGTTCATGGATTGTTTGTCATCTGCTCTTCGGTACTATATTTGTTTGAGATTGAACAAGGATCCTGGATGGCGGAGTGTTAAG GTCATTCTTTCTGATGCTAGTGTGCCGGGTGAGGGTGAACACAAAATAGCAGCATATATTCGCTCCCAGAGAAATCTTCCTGGTTTTGATCCAAACACAAGACATTGTTTGTATGGTTTG GATGCTGACTTGATAATGCTTGCTCTAGCAACACACGAGATACATTTTTCTATTTTAAGAGAG GATGTACGTGTTGCAAAATTTgatcaaagaaattcaaaatctGTTTACAAAAAGAAGTGTTCAaataaaggagaagaaggaaaagagtCCAATCATGACATTGGTTATGAAGATTCAAGAAAGAAGTTCCAG TTTCTCAATATATGGATTTTAAGAGACTATTTGCAGCACGAATTGAAAGTATTTGGTGCAAATATGAAGATTGACTTGGAGCGTTTGATTGATGATTTCgttttcatttgtttgtttgttggAAATGACTTTCTTCCCCATGTTCCTTCTCTCGAAATTTCAgag GGAGCAATTGATCTTCTTATGATGGTCTATAAAAAGGAATTTGCTGCAATGGGTGGctatttaacaaattcttttgaG GTGAATCTAGAGCGAGTTGAACACTTTCTTCAAGTTGTTGGATCTCATGAAAGCGCCATCTTTCGAAAGCGGGTCCAG TTACAGAAAGAAAGAAATAGTCATTCCAAGGGTCCTAATTCCATGGCAATTGAGCCACAAGTAGAATGT GCATGGATGGAGAGCTTTGAGAGGTCTTCAAATTCATTTGGCAGAAATATATCAGATAGAATATCATGTGCCACTGCAGAACATTTTCAG GTAGGGCAGGGAGAAGAAGATTGGAAGGAAAAGTACTACTCAGAGAAGTTTGAAGTCAACTCTAAAGATGAATGCCAAAGAGTGAAGCAAAATACA GTAAAACACTATGTGGAAGGTATCTGCTGGGTCATGCACTATTATTATCAAGGTGTCTGTTCATGGCAATG GTTTTATCCACATCACTATGCTCCATTCGCATCTGATTTTGTTGGTTTGAAGAACTTAGAGATCCAGTTTAAAATTGGTGTTCCGTTCAAGCCATTTGATCAGCTCATGGGTGTACTACCTGCTGCAAG TGCACACGCACTGCCTTCATCTTACAAGGATTTGATGATCAATCCGTCTTCTTCAATAATTGATTTTTATCCAGCAG ATTTTGAGCTTGATTTGAATGGCAAGCGTTTCTCTTGGCAG GCTGTATGTAAACTACCATTTGTTGATGAATCACGACTTCTTGCAGAAATAAAAAGAGTTGAAGACACGCTAACG GAGGAGGAAAAGCAAAGAAACAGCTGGACTATGGATGCACTCTTTGTTCATTTCTCGCATCCATTAGCATCAAAGATCCTATCCTTTTATCAGAGGAAGAAGGATAATCCAAAACTGGGAAAGGCCAAACTCAAAAAGAGAATTGAtcctgaaatcag TAATGGGATGAACGGACTCATTTATATTTCAGATAAGACAATGTTTTCttttgagatttattcacctgtCGAGGGCATGGAAGCAATAACTCAAAACAAAACCAT ATCCACGTATTTCAAAGCTCCTTCTATCCAAACTCATATTGCCAGACTACCAGATGGCATCACATTACCCAATAAG TCCATCAGCAAAAAACATATTCCACCAGTGCCAGGACTGTGGCATGAGACATTGATATCGAAGAGGCAAGCGCATCTCAATAG GCCTATTCCTCATGCAATTGAGGGGCATCTTCTATTGAAATTGGCTCACAAACTCGTAACAAATTACTACGACGAAAAGATGAAGCAAGATTCGGTAAGACTCGACAAGAAAGCATTTGATGATAAATGCAACAAGAAGCCCAAGGAGCTAACAACCACCACCGCCGGGGAGAGCGATGACAACACTATCAGCATTCTCGGGAAGAGAAAATGCAGGAGCCAAGAACATAACCAAAACACTAACAAAAGGAGGCGGCATCACAAAACTAAGGGAACAAATAGACGCAAGCGAAGAAGGAACTAG
- the LOC121996663 gene encoding 5'-3' exoribonuclease 3-like isoform X2: MDSNVITPGTLFMDCLSSALRYYICLRLNKDPGWRSVKVILSDASVPGEGEHKIAAYIRSQRNLPGFDPNTRHCLYGLDADLIMLALATHEIHFSILREDVRVAKFDQRNSKSVYKKKCSNKGEEGKESNHDIGYEDSRKKFQFLNIWILRDYLQHELKVFGANMKIDLERLIDDFVFICLFVGNDFLPHVPSLEISEGAIDLLMMVYKKEFAAMGGYLTNSFEVNLERVEHFLQVVGSHESAIFRKRVQLQKERNSHSKGPNSMAIEPQVECAWMESFERSSNSFGRNISDRISCATAEHFQVGQGEEDWKEKYYSEKFEVNSKDECQRVKQNTVKHYVEGICWVMHYYYQGVCSWQWFYPHHYAPFASDFVGLKNLEIQFKIGVPFKPFDQLMGVLPAASAHALPSSYKDLMINPSSSIIDFYPADFELDLNGKRFSWQAVCKLPFVDESRLLAEIKRVEDTLTEEEKQRNSWTMDALFVHFSHPLASKILSFYQRKKDNPKLGKAKLKKRIDPEISNGMNGLIYISDKTMFSFEIYSPVEGMEAITQNKTISTYFKAPSIQTHIARLPDGITLPNKSISKKHIPPVPGLWHETLISKRQAHLNRPIPHAIEGHLLLKLAHKLVTNYYDEKMKQDSVRLDKKAFDDKCNKKPKELTTTTAGESDDNTISILGKRKCRSQEHNQNTNKRRRHHKTKGTNRRKRRRN; encoded by the exons ATGGATTCTAATGTCATCACGCCTGGAACTTTGTTCATGGATTGTTTGTCATCTGCTCTTCGGTACTATATTTGTTTGAGATTGAACAAGGATCCTGGATGGCGGAGTGTTAAG GTCATTCTTTCTGATGCTAGTGTGCCGGGTGAGGGTGAACACAAAATAGCAGCATATATTCGCTCCCAGAGAAATCTTCCTGGTTTTGATCCAAACACAAGACATTGTTTGTATGGTTTG GATGCTGACTTGATAATGCTTGCTCTAGCAACACACGAGATACATTTTTCTATTTTAAGAGAG GATGTACGTGTTGCAAAATTTgatcaaagaaattcaaaatctGTTTACAAAAAGAAGTGTTCAaataaaggagaagaaggaaaagagtCCAATCATGACATTGGTTATGAAGATTCAAGAAAGAAGTTCCAG TTTCTCAATATATGGATTTTAAGAGACTATTTGCAGCACGAATTGAAAGTATTTGGTGCAAATATGAAGATTGACTTGGAGCGTTTGATTGATGATTTCgttttcatttgtttgtttgttggAAATGACTTTCTTCCCCATGTTCCTTCTCTCGAAATTTCAgag GGAGCAATTGATCTTCTTATGATGGTCTATAAAAAGGAATTTGCTGCAATGGGTGGctatttaacaaattcttttgaG GTGAATCTAGAGCGAGTTGAACACTTTCTTCAAGTTGTTGGATCTCATGAAAGCGCCATCTTTCGAAAGCGGGTCCAG TTACAGAAAGAAAGAAATAGTCATTCCAAGGGTCCTAATTCCATGGCAATTGAGCCACAAGTAGAATGT GCATGGATGGAGAGCTTTGAGAGGTCTTCAAATTCATTTGGCAGAAATATATCAGATAGAATATCATGTGCCACTGCAGAACATTTTCAG GTAGGGCAGGGAGAAGAAGATTGGAAGGAAAAGTACTACTCAGAGAAGTTTGAAGTCAACTCTAAAGATGAATGCCAAAGAGTGAAGCAAAATACA GTAAAACACTATGTGGAAGGTATCTGCTGGGTCATGCACTATTATTATCAAGGTGTCTGTTCATGGCAATG GTTTTATCCACATCACTATGCTCCATTCGCATCTGATTTTGTTGGTTTGAAGAACTTAGAGATCCAGTTTAAAATTGGTGTTCCGTTCAAGCCATTTGATCAGCTCATGGGTGTACTACCTGCTGCAAG TGCACACGCACTGCCTTCATCTTACAAGGATTTGATGATCAATCCGTCTTCTTCAATAATTGATTTTTATCCAGCAG ATTTTGAGCTTGATTTGAATGGCAAGCGTTTCTCTTGGCAG GCTGTATGTAAACTACCATTTGTTGATGAATCACGACTTCTTGCAGAAATAAAAAGAGTTGAAGACACGCTAACG GAGGAGGAAAAGCAAAGAAACAGCTGGACTATGGATGCACTCTTTGTTCATTTCTCGCATCCATTAGCATCAAAGATCCTATCCTTTTATCAGAGGAAGAAGGATAATCCAAAACTGGGAAAGGCCAAACTCAAAAAGAGAATTGAtcctgaaatcag TAATGGGATGAACGGACTCATTTATATTTCAGATAAGACAATGTTTTCttttgagatttattcacctgtCGAGGGCATGGAAGCAATAACTCAAAACAAAACCAT ATCCACGTATTTCAAAGCTCCTTCTATCCAAACTCATATTGCCAGACTACCAGATGGCATCACATTACCCAATAAG TCCATCAGCAAAAAACATATTCCACCAGTGCCAGGACTGTGGCATGAGACATTGATATCGAAGAGGCAAGCGCATCTCAATAG GCCTATTCCTCATGCAATTGAGGGGCATCTTCTATTGAAATTGGCTCACAAACTCGTAACAAATTACTACGACGAAAAGATGAAGCAAGATTCGGTAAGACTCGACAAGAAAGCATTTGATGATAAATGCAACAAGAAGCCCAAGGAGCTAACAACCACCACCGCCGGGGAGAGCGATGACAACACTATCAGCATTCTCGGGAAGAGAAAATGCAGGAGCCAAGAACATAACCAAAACACTAACAAAAGGAGGCGGCATCACAAAACTAAGGGAACAAATAGACGCAAGCGAAGAAGGAACTAG
- the LOC121996664 gene encoding thaumatin-like protein 1 translates to MLRFAVLLLLLVLFLCCCFHGGEGATFTFVNKCGETVWPGILSNAGRPRLQTTGFELASSASRAVVAPGGWSGRFWARTGCSAGGSSGGWSCATGDCGSGRVECDGAGAALPTTLAEFTLASAAAGRDFYDVSLVDGYNLPVLVEASDGQGCPAAGCLVDVGQRCPAELRVAGQGGACRSACDAFGKPEYCCSGAFASSATCRPTVYSQVFKAACPNSYSYAFDDPTSIFTCSGGADYTITFCPVSVPSVKSSRNSSSLPSSTFATTSSGSSSTSTSRPADGMMLGGDDPWLANLATDDAIPSANSLSFLCHALILATTACVARFLLL, encoded by the exons ATGCTTCGTTTCgccgttcttcttcttcttcttgttcttttcctgtGCTGTTGTTTCCATGGAG GGGAGGGCGCGACGTTCACATTTGTGAACAAGTGCGGCGAGACAGTGTGGCCGGGGATTCTCTCCAACGCCGGTAGGCCCCGGCTGCAGACCACGGGCTTCGAGCTGGCCTCCTCCGCGTCTCGCGCCGTCGTGGCCCCCGGCGGCTGGTCCGGCCGGTTCTGGGCCCGCACCGGCTGCTCTGCCGGTGGCAGCTCCGGAGGCTGGAGCTGCGCCACCGGGGACTGCGGCTCCGGCCGCGTGGAGTGCGACGGTGCCGGAGCCGCCCTGCCGACGACGCTAGCGGAGTTCACCCTGGCGTCGGCGGCGGCGGGGCGGGATTTCTACGACGTCAGCCTGGTGGACGGCTACAACCTGCCGGTGCTGGTGGAGGCCAGCGATGGCCAGGGGTGCCCCGCAGCCGGCTGCCTGGTCGACGTGGGCCAGCGCTGCCCGGCGGAGCTGCGGGTGGCGGGGCAAGGCGGCGCGTGCCGCAGTGCCTGCGACGCCTTCGGCAAGCCGGAGTACTGCTGCAGCGGCGCCTTCGCCAGCTCGGCCACCTGCCGGCCGACCGTCTACTCGCAGGTCTTCAAGGCGGCGTGCCCCAATTCCTACAGCTACGCCTTCGACGACCCCACCAGTATCTTCACTTGCTCCGGCGGCGCAGACTACACCATCACCTTCTGCCCTGTTTCCGTTCCAAG CGTGAAGTCATCAAGAAATTCTTCTTCCTTGCCGTCATCAACTTTCGCAACAACTAGCAGCGGCAGTAGTTCGACGTCAACGTCAAGGCCGGCGGACGGCATGATGCTCGGCGGCGACGATCCTTGGCTCGCAAATCTGGCCACCGACGACGCAATCCCCTCGGCGAACAGCCTCTCGTTCTTGTGCCACGCATTAATCCTCGCCACAACGGCGTGCGTGGCTCGATTTCTGCTGCTGTAG